The following proteins come from a genomic window of Miscanthus floridulus cultivar M001 chromosome 2, ASM1932011v1, whole genome shotgun sequence:
- the LOC136525691 gene encoding heavy metal-associated isoprenylated plant protein 3-like yields the protein MGEQKKAGKEGDKKKDAGAGAAPQPIVLKVDLHCAGCASKVRKAIKRAPGVESVTPDMAAGKVVVTGPADAVELKERIEARAKKPVQIVSAGAGPPKKEKEKENKADGGEKADKEKGGGGGEKKADKEKGGGEKKADKEKAAGGGGENKAGKEKGADKPKEEKKPKEETVTLKIRLHCDGCIDRIKRRISKIKGVKDVAFDAAKDLVKVTGTMDAAALPAYLREKLSRDVEVVVPGKKDGGGGDKKDKGAGDGGEKKKDGGGEEEKDKAAAASASVAPMPLADAGMYQMPPHYGYGAYPPAPGGYYGAAPPPNHAGFYPNAGVHYPPPQAYGYGPSHLHAPQMFSDENPNACSVM from the exons ATGGGAGAGCAGAAGAAGGCGGGCAAGGAAGGCGACAAGAAAAAGgatgccggcgccggcgccgcgccgCAGCCCATCGTGCTAAAGGTCGACTTGCATTGCGCCGGCTGCGCCAGTAAGGTCCGCAAGGCCATCAAGCGCGCCCCAG GTGTGGAGTCGGTGACGCCGGACATGGCGGCGGGCAAGGTCGTCGTGACCGGCCCGGCGGACGCGGTGGAGCTCAAGGAGCGCATCGAGGCCAGGGCAAAGAAGCCCGTCCAGATCGTCTCCGCCGGCGCCGGCCCGcccaagaaggaaaaggaaaaggagaaCAAAGCGGACGGCGGCGAGAAGGCAGACAAAgagaagggcggcggcggcggagagaaGAAGGCTGACAAGGAGAAGGGCGGCGGCGAGAAGAAGGCCGACAAGGAGaaggccgccggcggcggcggcgagaacAAAGCCGGCAAGGAGAAGGGCGCCGACAAGCCCAAGGAGGAGAAGAAGCCCAAGGAG GAGACGGTGACGCTCAAGATCCGGCTGCACTGCGATGGCTGCATCGACCGCATCAAGCGCCGCATCTCCAAGATCAAAG GCGTGAAGGATGTGGCGTTCGACGCCGCCAAGGACCTGGTGAAGGTGACCGGCACCATGGACGCCGCCGCTCTGCCGGCTTACCTCAGGGAGAAGCTCAGCCGGGACGTCGAGGTCGTCGTGCCCGGCAagaaggacggcggcggcggtgacaaGAAGGACAAGGGCGCAGGAGACGggggagagaagaagaaggacggcgGGGGCGAGGAGGAGAAGGACAAGGCCGCGGCCGCCTCCGCGTCGGTGGCGCCGATGCCCCTGGCCGACGCCGGCATGTACCAGATGCCCCCGCACTACGGGTACGGCGCGTACCCGCCGGCTCCCGGCGGCTACTACGGCGCCGCCCCGCCGCCCAACCACGCCGGCTTCTACCCCAACGCCGGTGTCCATTACCCGCCCCCGCAGGCCTACGGGTACGGCCCCTCCCACCTCCACGCGCCCCAGATGTTCAGCGACGAGAACCCCAACGCCTGCTCCGTCATGtga